In the Harmonia axyridis chromosome 3, icHarAxyr1.1, whole genome shotgun sequence genome, one interval contains:
- the LOC123675041 gene encoding uncharacterized protein LOC123675041: MTTELSYKLYFALIAVVFCIVHIKPVQPLEIKALDQLRGSSRLAGPLEPIIQTFMEKVGLGMNAEQMSSEGPYKGPEKVKPSDSPSTMQPEKKEGQNGMTTEPMNIKPSDVPATDKTMSDDTC, from the exons TACTTCGCTCTTATTGCTG tggttTTTTGTATTGTCCATATTAAGCCCGTTCAACCATTAGAAATAAAGGCTCTGGATCAGTTACGAGGGAGTTCAAGATTAGCAg GACCACTTGAGCCCATCATTCAAACCTTCATGGAGAAAGTAGGATTGGGAATGAATGCAGAACAAATGAGCTCTGAAGGTCCATACAAAGGACCGGAGAAAGTAAAACCTTCTGATTCTCCGTCAACTATGCAACCGGAGAAAAAAGAAGGGCAGAATGGTATGACAACGGAACCAATGAACATAAAACCTTCTGATGTGCCTGCTACTGATAAAACGATGTCTGATGATACCTGTTGA